GAGGCCCTTGGCCTGGTAGATCGCTGTGAGTTCTGCCAGTTCCACTTCAGGTTCTTCGGCCAGCTCACGCCGTTCCTTTTCGATCAGCGCTTTTTGGCTGTCGCTTTGGCTGCTGACCGAGACGTACTCGCCAAGCGCCATGGACACGGCGCCACCCACCAGCCCGGCTGCTCCTGCCGCAAGGATCGGGCCGGACGCGGAAGTTGCTCCGGCGACGCCCACCACGATAGCGGCCACGGACACAATCCCGTCGTTGGCGCCCAGGACGCCGGCGCGCAGCCAGTTCAGGCGATGCGCCAGGTCGTTGCGGTGGGGTTCGTTGTCATGGAAGGAGGATGCGCCCGCGGTGTCCATCCCTACAGCAAACCATCCGGCGCCCCGGTCTGCCAGCACCGGGGGAGAAAGCGAAATCGTTCCTTGTGCCGGGGGACGCGCGCCCCATCACTGGGGCAGTTGCGGAAGCTGCCCCTCGTCCAGGCGGGACGCCGAGTGCCATCACGAAGTGCGGAAGCTGCCCCTCACCCAGGAGAACGACGTGACCCATCACTGGGGCAGTTGCGGAAGCTGCCCCTCGTCCAGCACAAGGCCCGGTAGCGGATTCGTGCCGGCGCCCCAATGCTGTGCGCGTCGCGCTGCTGCCTGGAGGGCCGACAGGGCCCAGGTCCGGGTGGCCCCGTCAGCCAGCGCCACAACGTCACCGTAGGACGGCAAGGTGTCAGCTTCCAGGCCGGCAAGTCCGGCCGCGGGAGCCCCGAGGAACCCCGGGTCCAGGACGTACCCGGGTGGTTGCGGTGGCAGCGTCCCGCACTTCACCAGCGCATACTCTTCGGCCTGTGCGGCCAGCTCCTGGTGCTGCGCCAGGAATTCCGACGCCGGGCCGGCGGCTTCCGGAGGAAGGCGGCTGAGCGCTGCCTGGTAGCCGTACACGGTCTCCAGTTCAGCGCCAGCGGCTGTGACGAGGGCGGTCCCCAACCTGGCGCCTGCAGCCGGAGGGGTGGCCGGGCATGCGGAGGCTGGCGGCTCCATCTCTTGCAGCTTTGTCTCTTGGGGCTCTGTCTCTCGGGACTCCGCCGCTTGGGCCTGTGCTTCCTGGCCCCGTGCAGCTTCTTGGCCCGGTGCGTCGGGCGCCCCAAGCCGTTCGGCTGCAAGGAGTTGTGCCGTTCCGGCGCCGGCCAGCAGCCGTGCCATTCCGCCGTCGGCCGTTTCTGCGTCCTTGAGGCGTTGCCGGCCGCTGGCGGCGAGGTCTGCTGCGAATTCCGCCACTGTTGCCTTGGCAGCGGAACTCGAGGCAGGAGCACCGGGGGATGGGGGAGCGGCAGAGGGGCGAACCCCCGCTGACGAGGGTGACACTGTGGCCGATTCTGTTGGGCCGGGGGAGGCTGCATTTCGGTGCAGCAGCAGCGCCCGGGCCTGGATGGTCAGCAACGTCACAACCTCGTCAATAGCGTCCCCCGCCGGAGCGCCGGCCGCACCGCCCATTCCGGAAGCGGCCAGTTCCTGCCCGGCGGAACGCAGTTCCAGGGCCTCCTCCAGCGCGGCTGCCCGGGCCCGTTCGGAGAAGGGTGGTTCCGCAGGAGCAGGCGGTTCAGGCGGGATCAGGGCGAAACCCAAGCTGAGGACAAGAAGGGCCGCGAGCGAAAAAACGGCGTACCGGAAATAGCGCATCCGCGGGCGGTTTTCCTGGTTGTCGTCTTTCACAACAGACCATGGTGTCATGTCGAGGGGGAATCGCCGTGCACCAATGAACCAGTAAAATAGCTACGCTAGTACACACAACATCATCTATAGGGAGGCGGCCGGCATCATGAGCAATGCAGAAGCCACGGCTTCATCAGACCATACCGGAACGGGTAAGGCTGAGGCCGCACACAATCCGGAAGCTGCACGGCTCAGGGCGCTCCTTGAACCCTCGGTGCGGGCCAACCGCCTGTACTTGGAGGACGTGGCGATCCTTCCCGGATCCCACCGCGTGGTCCACGTGGTGGTGGACCTGCCGCAGGAGGAGACCGGCGGGGTGAGCCTTGATGTCATTGCCGACATCTCCAAAGTACTCTCCGACGTTTTGGACAACGATCCCGGTGACGACGGCCGCCCCTACGATCTTGAAGTCTCCTCGCCGGGCGTCGGGCGCCCGCTTACGGAGCCGCGCCACTGGCATCGCGCCAAGGGCCGGATGGTGAAGGTCAACGTCCTGCAGGGCGATAACGTGACAGGCCGCATCCAGGCCGTGGACCAGGCCGGCGTGACCATCGTGCCCGAGATCGCGGTCAAAAAGGGGATGAAGCCCAAGCAGGGTGATCCCATCAAGCTTCCTTTCGACAGGATCCGCAACGGAAAAGTCGAGATCGAATTCAGCCACCTCCACGAGGACGGTCTGGAACCTGAACACAATGGACCTTCTGAGGAGGCCTGATGGATATTGACATGAGCGCACTGAGACTTCTGGAGCGTGAGCGTGAAATCCCGCTGGACCTCCTGATCCCCACCATTGAGCAGGCGCTCCTGGTGGCCTACCACAAGTCGCCCGGCGCCTTCGAGAAGGCCCGCGCGGAACTGGACCGGAAGAGCGGCCACGTCACCATCTGGGCCGTGGAGATTGACGACGACGGCGCCCCCATCGGCGAGTTCGAGCACACCCCGGAGGGCTTCGGCCGCATCGCTGCCAGCACCGCACGGCAGATCATCCTGCAGCGGCTCCGCGACGTCGAGGACGACAACGTGCTGGGCGAGTTCAAGGGCCGTGAAGGCGAACTCGTTGCCGGCACCATCCAGCAGGGCCATAACCCGCACATGGTCCAGGTCAACCTGGGCGCCGTTGAAGCGCTCCTGCCCCCGCCCGAACAGGTGCCGGGGGAGAAGTACCTTCACGGCAACCGCCTGCGCGCCCTGGTGATCGACGTGCACCGCGGCTCCAAGGGCCCGTCCGTCACGCTGTCCCGGTCCCATCCGGGGCTCGTCCGGAAGCTCTTCGAACTGGAAGTCCCCGAGATCGCCGACCGCTCCGTCGAGATCGTTGCGCTGGCCCGGGAAGCCGGCCACCGCACCAAGATCGCCGTCAAGGCCAACACCCCCGGCATCAACGCCAAGGGTGCCTGCATCGGTGAAATGGGTTCCCGGGTTCGGGCAGTGATGACGGAACTGAACGACGAAAAGATTGACATTGTCGACTTCAGCGAGAACCCGGCCACCTTCATCGCCAGCGCCCTGTCGCCGTCGAGGGTGAATTCGGTCACCATCACCGATGAAGCCACACGTTCCGCCCGCGTGGTGGTTCCCGATTACCAGCTTTCCCTGGCCATCGGCAAGGAGGGCCAAAACGCCCGCCTGGCGGCCAAGCTGACCGGCTGGCGCATCGATATCGTTTCCGACGCAGCCGCCACCCGCGAAAACTAGGCCGTCCCCGTCCCGGGGCGGCCACGCCGGGACTGCATCGCGGTTTCGGGCAGAATGGCCCGGAGGGGCTAGAATAGAAAAGGCCGCGCCCAACGGCCGGCAGCCGTGTGCCTCGAGCATGCCCCTTCCGCTGACACAGCGGAGGCCAGGCATTCCCGGGGCAGCAGATATGAATGTCAGGAAGATGACCGTGGCAGTACTTTCCACCGGGAATCAACCGGAGCGCACCTGCATCGGATGCCGGAAGAAGGGCCTGCGGTCTGAATTGCTCCGGCTCGTCGCCGACGGCAGCGGGTCAACCGCTGTCCTGGTGGATGAACGACGCCGGCTGGCTGGCCGGGGTGCTTGGCTGCACCCCAGCGAATCGTGCCTGGCTCTGGCGATCAAACGGCGGGCTTTCGGACGTGCCCTTCCGGGCGCAACCGGAACTGCCGCCGTTGAACACTGGATCAAGCCGGAAACGAACGTTGCAGGCACCACGGCAACTGCAACACCAACCGTCCAACCTGAAAGCGGGTCAGAAATCTGATGGAAACCCGATGAGTTCCCAGCGATGAGTGCGTAACGATGACAACTTTGTTGCGCTCTGCAATGGGCCCTTCCGCAGTAATCGCGGCTGGGGCCCGCAGTAAGAAGTAGACGGTTCGTGCCTGGCTCGGTGCGGACCGAGACAGGAGAAATGTGGCCAAGGTCCGCGTACATGAGCTCGCCAAAGAGCTCGGTATTACTTCCAAAGATGCAGTGACAAAACTGCAGGAACTGGGCGAATTTGTTCGCTCCGCCTCTTCCACCATTGAGGCCCCCGTTGTGCGGAAACTGCGCAACGCCTTCCCCGACGCTGCTGCCAAGGCCTCAGCACCGGCGGCCGCGCCCAAGGCGGCCGCCCCGGCTGCAGAAGCACGTCCTTCAACTCCCGCCCCCGGCCCGGCAGCTCCCAAGGCTCCGGCTCCCGCGGCGCAGGCACCTGCTCCCGCCGCTCCCGAAGCACCGGCCCAGCCTGCTGCTTCGGCTCCGGCAGCACCCGCTGCCAGCCGGCCCGCAGCTCCGGCGGCTCCCGCTGCTCCGTCCAGCACGGCTCCGTCCAGCAGCACGGCTCCGTCCACCAGCACTGCTCCGTCCACCGGTGCAAAGCCTGGCGCACGTCCGGCCCCCAAGGCCGAAACTCCGGCTGCCCCCGCCCGCTCCGGCGGACAGGGCGGTTCGGCAGGCAGCTCCGCTCCCCGTCCCGGCGGTCCCCGTCCGGGCAATAACCCCTTCGCCACCTCGCAGGGCATGCCCCGCGGCCGTGGCGGCGATGGCGAGCGTCCTCCCCGTCCGGGCAACAACCCGTTCGCTACTTCACAGGGCATGCCCCGCCCCGGTGGAAGCCGCACCGACGGCGACCGTCCCGGTGGGCCCCGTCCCGCAGCTGGTGCCGGCGGTCCCCGTCCCGGTGGGCCCCGTCCCGCAGCCGGTGCGGGCGGTCCCCGTCCCGCAGCAGGTGCCGGTGGACCCCGCCCGGGTGCACCGCGCCCCGGTGGTGCCGGCGGAAACCGTCCCACTCCGGGCATGATGCCCAACCGCACTGAGCGTCCCGCACCCGCTGGTGCAGGCCGTCCCGGTGCCGGCGGCCGCGGCCCCGGACGCCCGGGTGGCGCTCCCGGAACCGGTGGTCCCGGTGCCGGTGGCGGAGCCCCCGCCGGCGGCGGCTTCGGCAAGGGTGGCCGCGGACGCGGTGGCACCCAGGGTGCTTTCGGCAAGGGCGGCGCAGGCCGCGGCAAGCAGCGCAAGTCGAAGCGTGCAAAGCGCCAGGAACTTGAGCAGATGAGTGCCCCGTCGCTGGGTGGCGTGAGCGTACCCCGCGGCGACGGCAACACCGTCATCCGCCTGCGCCGTGGCTCATCCATCACGGACTTCGCTGACAAGATCGAGGCGAACCCCGCCGCTCTGGTAACCGTGCTGTTCCACCTCGGTGAAATGGCAACGGCCACGCAGTCGCTGGACGAGGAAACCTTCGCGCTGCTGGGTGAAGAGCTTGGCTACAAGCTCCAGGTCGTCTCGCCGGAGGACGAGGAGCGCGAGCTGCTCTCCACCTTCGACATCGACTTCGAAGCAGAGCTCGAAGCCGAAGGCGACGAAGACCTCGAGGCACGTCCGCCGGTTGTCACCGTCATGGGCCACGTGGACCACGGTAAGACCCGCCTGCTCGATGCCATCCGCAAGTCCGACGTTATGGCGGGCGAGCACGGCGGCATCACGCAGCACATCGGCGCCTACCAGGTTACGCACAACCACGAAGGCAACGATCGCAAGATCACCTTCATCGATACCCCGGGCCACGAGGCGTTCACCGCCATGCGTGCCCGTGGTGCGAAGGTCACCGACATTGCCATCCTGGTGGTCGCAGCGGACGACGGCGTAATGCCCCAGACCGTTGAAGCCCTCAACCACGCCCAGGCAGCCAACGTGCCCATCGTGGTGGCCGTGAACAAGATCGACAAGGAAGGCGCCAACCCGGACAAGGTCCGCGGCCAGCTGACCGAGTACGGCCTGGTTCCCGAAGAATACGGTGGCGACACCATGTTCGTGGAGGTCTCTGCACGCCAGAACCTCAACATCGACGAGCTGCTCGAGGCAGTCCTGCTCACCGCGGACGCTGCCCTGGACATGCGCGCCAACCCGAACAAGGACGCCCGCGGTATCGCCATCGAAGCCAACCTGGACAAGGGCCGCGGTTCCGTGGCCACCGTCCTGGTGCAGTCCGGCACCCTGCGCGTCGGCGACACCATCGTGGCAGGCACGGCCCACGGCCGCGTCCGTGCGATGTTCGACGACGACGGCAGCGCCCTGACCGAGGCCGGTCCGTCCCGCCCCGTCCAGGTGCTGGGTCTGTCCAACGTCCCGCGTGCAGGTGACACCTTCTTCGTGACCGCTGACGAGCGCACCGCCCGCCAGATCGCCGAGAAGCGTGAAGCTGCGGACCGCAACGCCGCCCTGGCCAAGCGCCGCAAGCGCATCAGCCTCGAAGACTTCGACCAGGCCGTGGCCGAAGGCAAGATCGACACCCTCAACCTCATCCTCAAGGGTGACGTGTCCGGTGCCGTGGAAGCCCTCGAAGACGCGCTGCTCAAGATCGACGTCGGCGAAGGCGTGCAGCTGCGCGTCATCCACCGCGGTGTGGGTGCCATCACGCAGAACGACGTCAACCTGGCAACAGTGGACAGCGCCGTCATCATCGGCTTCAACGTCAAGCCTGCCGAGCGGGTTGCCGAACTGGCAGACCGCGAAGGCGTGGACATGCGCTTCTACTCCGTCATCTACTCCGCGATCGATGACATCGAGATGGCGCTCAAGGGCATGCTCAAGCCGGAATACGAAGAATTCCAGCTGGGCACCGCCGAGGTCCGCGAAGTCTTCCGCTCCTCCAAGTTCGGAAACATCGCCGGCTCGATCGTCCGCTCGGGCGTCATCCGCCGCAACACCAAGGCCCGCATCAGCCGCGACGGCAAGATCATCGGTGACAACCTCACCGTTGAGACGCTCAAGCGCTTCAAGGACGACGCCACCGAGGTCCGCACGGACTTCGAGTGTGGTATCGGTCTTGGGTCTTACAACGACATCACCGAAGGCGACATCATCGAGACCTTCGAGATGCGTGAGAAGCCGCGCGTCTAAGGCTGTTTTGTGCGGGGCCGCCTCCGAGTTTTGGGGGCGCCCCGCCCCTACGCTGGGCGGCAAAGGATCTTGCGATCCTTTGCCGCCCAGCTCCGGTAGGCCCGATGCCACTCCCGGGCGCCCCCAAAACTCTCCGGCATCGTCGTTGGCTCGCCTTAGGTAAGTGGCAGGTAACTGAAACGTTCGCGACGAGGCCCAAACCGCCGCCGTCGTACGTCCCACATTTTTCTTTTTATAGGAGTTGTTCATGGCTGATCCGGCACGTGCTGCCAAGTTGGCGCAGCGGATTAAGGTTGTTGTTGCTGAGGCCTTGGGCCGGAAGGTTAAGGATCCCCGGCTGGAGGGCATTACTGTTACTGATGCCCGCGTGACCAATGATCTGCAGCATGCCACTGTGTATTACACGGTCCTGGGGGACCAGGACGTTCAGGCTGATGCTGCCAAGGGCCTGGAGAAGGCCAAGGGTGTGCTTCGGCAGGAGGTGGGGCGCAACCTCAGCATCCGGCTGACTCCCACCCTTGAATTCGTCTCCGATGAGATTCCCGTTATCGCGTCCAACCTCGAGGAATTGCTCCGGGAGGCCAAGAAGCGCGACGCCGAAGTGGCCGCCCTGGCGGCGCAGGCCCGGCATGCCGGGGATCCCGACCCCTACAAGAGCGACGCGTCCGCCGATGTGGATATCGACGAGGACGACTTCGACGAGGAGGACTTCGACCTGACGGACGACGAAGACCTCGACGAAGACGGCCACAAGTAGGCCGCCAAGAACGTCAGCAGTGGGCCCGGACCATATGGTCCGGGCCTTTTGCTTCCCGGAAAACTTTGCTGGCCGGCTAGTCGATATGGACCCGGATCACTTTGCCGACGGATGGCTCTGGTGGAGGAGGCGCTCCCGGGCCGGTCGGGGCGCCGGACAGCGCGTCAATCGTGGCGTACAGGTGTCCGTCCTGGAATTCGACGGCGGCCGGCTGGCTTACCGTCAGGAATTCGGAACGGTGGTCCCCCCGGCAATCGAACTTCAGGATCATGCCACCGAAGAGCGAAGCCACATAGACATCCCCGTTGTCCGCGATGGCAAGGCCCGTGGGGCTCAGGATGCTGTCCTCCCAGAGCTTTGTCTCGCCGGTCCACCGGTTGACCTTGAATATCGCGCCACGTTCACCCAGCTCCGGGCTTTCCGGGCCACCGGGTAGTGAAGTCACATAAAGCCAGCCGTCAGGCCCAATCTCCACGTCCGTGGGAACAGGCTCGAAAGCGTATTTTTCACCAGCAACGCAAGCCGGCACGCCAAGCCCGCCCTCCTCCACCGGACGGGCGGCGCTTTCCGGAATAACCGCCGGCCGCGGCGGCAGCACAGCCAAAGTGGAAATGTGGCCGCTTTCGATGTCGACTTCCAGGATGGCGTTCGCGCCGGCGTCAGCTACATAGGCCTTGCCGCTCCGCACGGCCACGCCGTACGGATGCGAGTCAACAGTGCCCTTGTAGCGGGCGGGCGGGAACTCAGGCCACTGAGCCAGGCATTCGTCCGGGACGTCGGAACCTAGGCCGTAATGCTGATCGCCGTCCGGGTTGTGCTTGCGTTCGTAGCGGGCCAGGTCCGCGATGGTCCGGACATCTCCGTCCTCGTCGATGGACTTTAAGTAGCCTTCGAGAGCTTCAGGATCACCCACGCCAGCGCCCACACTTTCCACAAAATAGGTGGTTCCATGCCGGATTTCCACGCCGCCAACGTCCCAACCCGCTTTGGTCTGATAGAGCGTGGTGGCGTCGTCTTTGACCCGGCTGAGGAGGCCAGCGAAATTTTGGGTGACGAGAACCGAGCCCTCGGAATCCACCGCCAGGCTGAGAGGTGCTGCCAAACCCTCAACCAACGTGCGCGGCTTCGGGTGGTCGTTGGAACCCGCGGCGGCAGGCCCGGCTGGAAGGACTATCGCCGCGGCAGCGAGACAGGCGACGAGCGGAAATTTTTTCTTCATTTCGGTACTCCGGTTGGCGCCCTTGACGGGCCGGATAAGGAGCCTCGCGAGAGGTAATGCATTCGGAACCCCCGGCGCCAGATTATGCCTGCGGAGCAACGATGTCGCCGGAAACTACCCCCTATTCGGCCCCCTATTTTTGCCCCTAATGCCGGCCTCTTTGGCTAGGATCGAGCTATGAACCAGGCGGACCACGGCGATGCCAACCAGTACCTCGAACAGGCAGTGGCCCTGGCCACCCGGAACGTTGCCGACGGCGGCGGTCCATTCGGGGCTTTGGTGGTGACCAAGGACGGACGGGTGCACGAGGGCGTCAACCGGGTCACCCGAGATAACGATCCCACGGCCCACGCCGAGGTGGTTGCCATCCGCACCGCAGCTGCCGCCATCAGGCACTTCGACCTGCGCGGGGCAGTCCTGTACACGAGCTGTGAGCCGTGCCCGCTGTGCCTGGCGTCTGCCCTCTGGGCGCGGATCGACCGTGTCTACTTCGCCGCGGACCGCTACGGCGCCGCTTCCGCCGGCTTTGATGACGCCGTTTTCTATGACTACTTCTCCGGTGCCCGTCCGGAACTGCTGCCGGTCAGCCGGGGCGACGTGCCGGCGTCGGACGCCCCGTTCCTGGCCTGGGGCACGCACAAAAGCAGGAAGGACTATTAGGCATGG
This genomic interval from Arthrobacter sp. SLBN-100 contains the following:
- a CDS encoding DUF4439 domain-containing protein, producing MKDDNQENRPRMRYFRYAVFSLAALLVLSLGFALIPPEPPAPAEPPFSERARAAALEEALELRSAGQELAASGMGGAAGAPAGDAIDEVVTLLTIQARALLLHRNAASPGPTESATVSPSSAGVRPSAAPPSPGAPASSSAAKATVAEFAADLAASGRQRLKDAETADGGMARLLAGAGTAQLLAAERLGAPDAPGQEAARGQEAQAQAAESRETEPQETKLQEMEPPASACPATPPAAGARLGTALVTAAGAELETVYGYQAALSRLPPEAAGPASEFLAQHQELAAQAEEYALVKCGTLPPQPPGYVLDPGFLGAPAAGLAGLEADTLPSYGDVVALADGATRTWALSALQAAARRAQHWGAGTNPLPGLVLDEGQLPQLPQ
- the rimP gene encoding ribosome maturation factor RimP, with product MSNAEATASSDHTGTGKAEAAHNPEAARLRALLEPSVRANRLYLEDVAILPGSHRVVHVVVDLPQEETGGVSLDVIADISKVLSDVLDNDPGDDGRPYDLEVSSPGVGRPLTEPRHWHRAKGRMVKVNVLQGDNVTGRIQAVDQAGVTIVPEIAVKKGMKPKQGDPIKLPFDRIRNGKVEIEFSHLHEDGLEPEHNGPSEEA
- the nusA gene encoding transcription termination factor NusA produces the protein MDIDMSALRLLEREREIPLDLLIPTIEQALLVAYHKSPGAFEKARAELDRKSGHVTIWAVEIDDDGAPIGEFEHTPEGFGRIAASTARQIILQRLRDVEDDNVLGEFKGREGELVAGTIQQGHNPHMVQVNLGAVEALLPPPEQVPGEKYLHGNRLRALVIDVHRGSKGPSVTLSRSHPGLVRKLFELEVPEIADRSVEIVALAREAGHRTKIAVKANTPGINAKGACIGEMGSRVRAVMTELNDEKIDIVDFSENPATFIASALSPSRVNSVTITDEATRSARVVVPDYQLSLAIGKEGQNARLAAKLTGWRIDIVSDAAATREN
- a CDS encoding YlxR family protein — protein: MTVAVLSTGNQPERTCIGCRKKGLRSELLRLVADGSGSTAVLVDERRRLAGRGAWLHPSESCLALAIKRRAFGRALPGATGTAAVEHWIKPETNVAGTTATATPTVQPESGSEI
- the infB gene encoding translation initiation factor IF-2; translated protein: MAKVRVHELAKELGITSKDAVTKLQELGEFVRSASSTIEAPVVRKLRNAFPDAAAKASAPAAAPKAAAPAAEARPSTPAPGPAAPKAPAPAAQAPAPAAPEAPAQPAASAPAAPAASRPAAPAAPAAPSSTAPSSSTAPSTSTAPSTGAKPGARPAPKAETPAAPARSGGQGGSAGSSAPRPGGPRPGNNPFATSQGMPRGRGGDGERPPRPGNNPFATSQGMPRPGGSRTDGDRPGGPRPAAGAGGPRPGGPRPAAGAGGPRPAAGAGGPRPGAPRPGGAGGNRPTPGMMPNRTERPAPAGAGRPGAGGRGPGRPGGAPGTGGPGAGGGAPAGGGFGKGGRGRGGTQGAFGKGGAGRGKQRKSKRAKRQELEQMSAPSLGGVSVPRGDGNTVIRLRRGSSITDFADKIEANPAALVTVLFHLGEMATATQSLDEETFALLGEELGYKLQVVSPEDEERELLSTFDIDFEAELEAEGDEDLEARPPVVTVMGHVDHGKTRLLDAIRKSDVMAGEHGGITQHIGAYQVTHNHEGNDRKITFIDTPGHEAFTAMRARGAKVTDIAILVVAADDGVMPQTVEALNHAQAANVPIVVAVNKIDKEGANPDKVRGQLTEYGLVPEEYGGDTMFVEVSARQNLNIDELLEAVLLTADAALDMRANPNKDARGIAIEANLDKGRGSVATVLVQSGTLRVGDTIVAGTAHGRVRAMFDDDGSALTEAGPSRPVQVLGLSNVPRAGDTFFVTADERTARQIAEKREAADRNAALAKRRKRISLEDFDQAVAEGKIDTLNLILKGDVSGAVEALEDALLKIDVGEGVQLRVIHRGVGAITQNDVNLATVDSAVIIGFNVKPAERVAELADREGVDMRFYSVIYSAIDDIEMALKGMLKPEYEEFQLGTAEVREVFRSSKFGNIAGSIVRSGVIRRNTKARISRDGKIIGDNLTVETLKRFKDDATEVRTDFECGIGLGSYNDITEGDIIETFEMREKPRV
- the rbfA gene encoding 30S ribosome-binding factor RbfA; amino-acid sequence: MADPARAAKLAQRIKVVVAEALGRKVKDPRLEGITVTDARVTNDLQHATVYYTVLGDQDVQADAAKGLEKAKGVLRQEVGRNLSIRLTPTLEFVSDEIPVIASNLEELLREAKKRDAEVAALAAQARHAGDPDPYKSDASADVDIDEDDFDEEDFDLTDDEDLDEDGHK
- a CDS encoding ScyD/ScyE family protein, with translation MKKKFPLVACLAAAAIVLPAGPAAAGSNDHPKPRTLVEGLAAPLSLAVDSEGSVLVTQNFAGLLSRVKDDATTLYQTKAGWDVGGVEIRHGTTYFVESVGAGVGDPEALEGYLKSIDEDGDVRTIADLARYERKHNPDGDQHYGLGSDVPDECLAQWPEFPPARYKGTVDSHPYGVAVRSGKAYVADAGANAILEVDIESGHISTLAVLPPRPAVIPESAARPVEEGGLGVPACVAGEKYAFEPVPTDVEIGPDGWLYVTSLPGGPESPELGERGAIFKVNRWTGETKLWEDSILSPTGLAIADNGDVYVASLFGGMILKFDCRGDHRSEFLTVSQPAAVEFQDGHLYATIDALSGAPTGPGAPPPPEPSVGKVIRVHID
- a CDS encoding nucleoside deaminase, whose protein sequence is MNQADHGDANQYLEQAVALATRNVADGGGPFGALVVTKDGRVHEGVNRVTRDNDPTAHAEVVAIRTAAAAIRHFDLRGAVLYTSCEPCPLCLASALWARIDRVYFAADRYGAASAGFDDAVFYDYFSGARPELLPVSRGDVPASDAPFLAWGTHKSRKDY